The Prevotella fusca JCM 17724 genome includes a window with the following:
- a CDS encoding DNA alkylation repair protein: MEIHNILNKILQIEHGFQHIIDGADEILSTYPKEQCFELAFELFKNKAYQVRMLATTILGRLAITNNDILRFLKEQVSIDENWRVQEMLAKAFDEVCKHRGYETSLPVIEEWIDDDNPNVVRAVMEGLRIWTSRPFFKDNPAIAIALISKHKAHESEYLRKSVGNALKDISKKHCELIRAEVRQWDLSNPRVMFTYKLATKLLK; encoded by the coding sequence ATGGAGATTCATAATATATTAAACAAGATACTGCAAATAGAGCATGGTTTTCAGCACATCATTGATGGAGCTGATGAAATCCTTTCTACATACCCTAAGGAACAATGTTTTGAACTTGCTTTCGAACTATTCAAGAACAAAGCCTATCAAGTCCGAATGTTGGCAACAACGATATTGGGCAGATTGGCAATAACGAATAATGATATACTTCGTTTTCTGAAAGAACAAGTAAGCATCGATGAAAATTGGCGTGTGCAGGAAATGCTTGCAAAGGCATTTGATGAGGTGTGCAAACACAGAGGATATGAAACGTCCTTGCCGGTCATCGAAGAGTGGATAGATGACGATAATCCGAATGTAGTCCGTGCCGTAATGGAAGGATTAAGGATTTGGACAAGTCGCCCATTCTTCAAAGATAATCCTGCAATTGCCATTGCATTAATCAGTAAGCACAAAGCACATGAGAGCGAGTATCTTCGGAAATCCGTGGGAAACGCTTTGAAGGATATAAGCAAGAAACATTGTGAATTGATACGAGCTGAAGTACGGCAATGGGATTTATCCAATCCGCGAGTTATGTTTACTTATAAACTTGCAACTAAGTTGTTGAAATAA
- a CDS encoding GPW/gp25 family protein has protein sequence MNYLKLPLNLSGALNGQLKRCSYEESIAQHIMMLVVSRYGEVEGKEDYGSVIWDLEFNQVLRNSDWEETVRQSLEATIRKYESRLKDVHVRVELAEVEEDVRNKYPNARQRVRVWVNGIMVRNDQEFKFSTHLYISPISQ, from the coding sequence ATGAATTACTTGAAGTTGCCATTAAACCTTTCAGGAGCCCTGAACGGACAGCTGAAACGGTGTTCCTATGAGGAGTCTATAGCCCAGCATATCATGATGCTGGTAGTCTCTCGCTATGGTGAAGTCGAGGGAAAGGAAGACTATGGCTCTGTCATCTGGGACTTGGAATTTAATCAGGTCCTGCGCAATTCCGACTGGGAAGAGACTGTCAGACAGTCACTTGAAGCCACGATAAGGAAATACGAGTCGCGCCTGAAAGATGTTCACGTCAGAGTGGAACTTGCAGAGGTTGAGGAAGACGTAAGGAATAAGTATCCTAATGCCCGGCAGCGTGTACGTGTGTGGGTAAATGGAATCATGGTCAGGAATGACCAGGAGTTCAAGTTCAGCACGCATCTTTATATCAGTCCGATATCCCAGTAG
- a CDS encoding type VI secretion system baseplate subunit TssF, whose protein sequence is MIDKRQQVIKERLQRFAMDLWNITDPGQMDPVIDLILDVVAYNSSRLYQSIDESDASILHRLARLLVPHKWSLPSPAHALLTVTPQNDDVRWLSPTDLFYTKKMVFERGQIDIGFSPLSKYPLLNARINTIALEQKLIRYTEDDQYDEELPVDFPDGNEDSMWVGLKLSEEQLRLTKHIVFCILPDNNHLAPFVKEIKAYGSNGQPLGVSVPDFPLPNSEKYPYFEDITSYYANSFIQIDLEKQHRSSRPFSDFPAEWNAEETTTGRENLFWIKLCFPQAFLHTNLEKVRVLLNTYPAVNRNLAVNRHDFTKQGSIIPLPCNNSQFILNVESLQDDLNHEYVDVAQHYGEQSFGTYSLYYGNIERFDSDNARTLILKLLQLAREDGSAFNSLNVGVLIAQLGELYNKIEEIEKTAYDAIQTKGMSRTFLFTQPYKGVHSGEVRYWTTDGEIANGLDNRAPFFRFDNARFSMRGISFQTVTKQGNSHNNEHDLINRLRYGLLTRDRIVTNEDVKSFLQCHLGQSADGIDIKDGIAISPDIRRGIIRTTEVRIRLSRIGKAERTDLPAMTCFLEEELSKRSVSNTPYKIFFV, encoded by the coding sequence ATGATTGACAAAAGGCAACAGGTTATAAAGGAACGTCTGCAACGGTTTGCAATGGATCTGTGGAATATCACAGACCCGGGGCAGATGGACCCCGTCATTGACCTGATACTTGACGTAGTAGCATATAACAGCAGCAGACTTTACCAGAGCATAGACGAGTCGGATGCAAGCATCCTGCACCGTCTGGCACGCCTGCTTGTACCCCATAAGTGGTCACTCCCTTCGCCTGCCCATGCCCTGCTGACTGTTACCCCGCAGAATGATGATGTCCGTTGGCTTTCTCCGACCGACCTCTTCTACACGAAGAAGATGGTCTTTGAGCGTGGACAGATTGATATTGGGTTCTCACCTTTGAGCAAGTATCCTCTGTTAAATGCAAGAATCAATACGATAGCACTTGAACAGAAGCTGATACGCTATACGGAAGACGACCAGTATGATGAGGAGCTCCCGGTGGACTTTCCGGATGGAAATGAGGACTCCATGTGGGTGGGGCTGAAACTGTCAGAAGAACAGCTGCGCCTTACAAAGCATATCGTCTTCTGCATTCTTCCCGACAACAACCATCTGGCTCCCTTCGTTAAGGAAATCAAGGCGTATGGCAGCAACGGACAGCCTTTGGGCGTGAGTGTCCCCGACTTCCCGCTGCCTAACAGTGAGAAGTATCCCTACTTTGAGGATATAACCTCCTACTATGCCAATAGTTTCATCCAGATAGATCTTGAGAAACAGCATCGTTCGTCCCGACCTTTCAGCGATTTTCCTGCTGAGTGGAATGCCGAGGAGACTACAACGGGCAGGGAAAATCTGTTCTGGATAAAACTGTGTTTCCCACAGGCTTTCCTTCACACCAACCTGGAGAAGGTCCGTGTGCTGCTGAACACTTACCCTGCTGTCAACAGAAACCTGGCTGTCAACCGTCATGACTTCACGAAGCAGGGAAGCATCATCCCGCTCCCTTGCAACAATTCGCAGTTCATCCTGAATGTCGAGTCGCTTCAGGACGACTTGAACCATGAGTATGTTGATGTTGCACAGCATTATGGCGAGCAGTCTTTCGGCACCTACAGCCTTTACTATGGCAATATTGAAAGGTTCGATTCCGACAATGCACGCACCTTGATTCTCAAGCTGCTGCAGCTGGCACGGGAGGACGGAAGCGCATTCAATTCCCTGAATGTGGGCGTACTCATTGCACAGCTGGGTGAACTGTATAACAAGATTGAAGAAATTGAGAAGACTGCCTACGATGCCATTCAAACCAAGGGCATGTCGCGTACCTTTCTCTTCACCCAGCCTTACAAGGGTGTTCACAGTGGTGAGGTGCGTTACTGGACCACCGACGGCGAGATAGCCAACGGACTTGACAACCGTGCACCCTTCTTCCGTTTCGACAATGCGAGGTTCTCCATGCGTGGTATCAGTTTCCAGACTGTTACGAAGCAGGGCAACTCGCATAACAACGAGCACGACCTCATCAACCGTCTGCGTTATGGGCTTCTGACACGTGACCGCATCGTGACCAATGAGGATGTAAAGAGCTTCCTGCAGTGCCATTTAGGGCAGTCGGCCGACGGTATAGACATCAAAGACGGCATAGCCATCTCTCCCGACATACGCCGTGGCATCATCCGCACCACGGAAGTAAGGATCCGTCTCTCACGGATTGGCAAGGCAGAGCGCACTGATTTGCCTGCAATGACATGTTTCCTGGAGGA